From one Allorhizobium ampelinum S4 genomic stretch:
- a CDS encoding carbohydrate ABC transporter permease has product MTRFRTYLPHILLAAGAFVMLLPFYWMVLTSIRSPSEIFNVSLWPIPEKFEGVENYARAASQVPMARFMLNGVIVCFGILFVQVVTAVPAAYALAKLRFPGRKLLLTLVIAALCVPIQALALPLFVGLAKAQLLNTYFAMMAPFFLSVFAIFLFHQSFRSYPDEIIEAARMDGFSEMEICWGLVLRGSLPSLAAFAVFSLVAHWNDLYWPMIVISDTNLAPPPLGMLLFADVESGANYGALMAGATLITAPMVLCFLLARRHFIAGITMTGVK; this is encoded by the coding sequence ATGACCCGGTTTCGTACCTATCTTCCGCATATCCTCCTGGCCGCTGGCGCTTTCGTCATGCTCTTGCCGTTCTACTGGATGGTTTTGACCTCGATCCGTTCGCCATCGGAAATATTCAATGTTTCCCTCTGGCCGATCCCGGAAAAATTCGAGGGCGTGGAAAACTACGCAAGGGCCGCCAGTCAGGTGCCGATGGCCCGCTTCATGCTGAATGGGGTCATCGTCTGTTTTGGCATCCTGTTCGTCCAGGTCGTGACCGCGGTTCCCGCAGCCTATGCTTTGGCTAAACTTCGCTTTCCGGGGCGAAAACTGTTGTTGACGCTGGTGATTGCCGCGCTCTGCGTGCCGATCCAGGCGCTGGCTCTGCCGCTGTTTGTCGGACTGGCGAAGGCGCAGCTCCTCAATACCTATTTCGCCATGATGGCGCCCTTCTTCCTGTCGGTTTTCGCAATCTTCCTGTTCCACCAATCCTTCCGCAGCTATCCCGATGAAATCATCGAGGCGGCGCGGATGGATGGTTTTTCCGAGATGGAAATCTGCTGGGGCCTGGTCTTGCGCGGCTCGTTGCCGTCGCTCGCAGCGTTTGCGGTCTTTTCGCTGGTTGCCCATTGGAACGATCTCTATTGGCCGATGATCGTGATTTCCGACACCAATCTGGCTCCGCCGCCTCTGGGTATGCTGTTGTTCGCGGATGTTGAATCCGGCGCGAATTACGGTGCGCTGATGGCTGGCGCTACACTGATTACCGCGCCGATGGTGCTGTGCTTCCTCCTGGCACGGCGGCACTTCATCGCGGGTATCACCATGACCGGCGTTAAGTGA
- a CDS encoding ABC transporter substrate-binding protein produces the protein MKINRRTVVSGLALGLAAAGLSTPVLAADEVTLNVLYNLPGFTKFHQPLADAFMKNNPNVKINFLAPAPGYNEGQQQVLRAAVTGNLPDVYFSGFNLTAELVHTLAPRNQITDLAPFIAAEGGQAFLDKNYNPKMAALGQIDGKQYGLPVNASSPIIYINADLVKKAGGDPDNMPKTFPGLISLAKNIHALDPKISGMGYDINGWPDDWLWQALVLEQGGTLVNEKTKTVAFDNEIGLNALKMVRQFVTEGGQTLLDWDQSRQQFGAGLTGFIFSTPAHVQTIEGLVGDRFKLKTATFPLDNPEKGGVPTGGNSAVILTQDKAKQDAAWKYLKWITGPEAQNTIVRITGYLPTNKLATGADYLAPYYAEHPNVKTASLQADRSLPWAGYPGGDSVRVWRTQRDIIGTVMRGEVTPEVGLKQMVDQTNALLK, from the coding sequence ATGAAAATCAACCGACGCACCGTGGTGAGCGGTCTGGCTTTGGGCCTCGCTGCTGCCGGGCTTTCCACGCCCGTGCTGGCTGCCGACGAAGTCACGCTCAACGTGCTTTACAATCTGCCGGGCTTCACGAAATTCCATCAGCCGCTGGCCGATGCGTTCATGAAGAACAATCCGAATGTAAAGATCAATTTTCTGGCGCCCGCTCCAGGCTATAACGAGGGTCAGCAGCAGGTCCTGCGCGCTGCCGTGACCGGCAATCTGCCGGATGTTTATTTCTCAGGCTTCAACCTGACCGCGGAGCTGGTTCACACACTGGCACCCCGCAACCAGATCACCGATCTGGCGCCCTTCATCGCGGCGGAAGGCGGCCAGGCCTTCCTCGACAAAAATTACAACCCGAAAATGGCGGCCCTCGGCCAGATCGATGGCAAGCAATACGGCCTCCCCGTCAATGCCTCCTCGCCAATCATCTATATCAATGCTGATCTGGTAAAGAAGGCTGGCGGCGATCCGGACAATATGCCGAAAACCTTTCCCGGACTGATCTCGCTGGCCAAGAATATCCACGCGCTCGATCCGAAAATCTCCGGCATGGGTTACGACATCAATGGTTGGCCGGATGACTGGCTTTGGCAGGCATTGGTTCTCGAGCAGGGCGGCACATTGGTCAACGAAAAGACCAAGACTGTGGCTTTTGACAACGAGATTGGCCTCAATGCTCTGAAAATGGTTCGCCAGTTCGTGACCGAGGGTGGTCAGACCCTGCTCGACTGGGACCAGTCCCGTCAGCAATTTGGTGCTGGTCTCACTGGTTTCATATTCTCGACACCGGCCCATGTTCAGACGATCGAGGGACTGGTGGGCGACCGTTTCAAGCTGAAGACGGCAACCTTCCCGCTGGACAACCCGGAAAAGGGTGGCGTACCGACGGGCGGCAACTCAGCCGTGATCCTGACGCAGGACAAGGCCAAGCAGGACGCCGCCTGGAAATATCTGAAATGGATCACCGGGCCTGAGGCGCAGAACACCATCGTGCGGATCACCGGCTATCTGCCGACCAACAAGCTTGCCACCGGTGCCGACTATCTTGCGCCTTATTATGCCGAGCATCCGAATGTAAAGACCGCCTCGCTCCAGGCAGACCGGTCCTTGCCTTGGGCCGGTTACCCAGGCGGCGATTCCGTTCGCGTCTGGCGCACCCAGCGCGACATTATCGGCACGGTCATGCGCGGTGAAGTGACGCCGGAGGTTGGCCTGAAGCAGATGGTCGACCAGACCAACGCCTTGTTGAAATAG
- a CDS encoding ABC transporter ATP-binding protein, which yields MMQHSLKLAGIGKSFAADDILKNIDLEVHPGEFLSLVGMSGCGKSTLLRIIAGLERPDRGQVLIDNSDVTDMDPSDRNLAMVFQSYALYPHMTVRQNIATPLRMRRLSLAGRLPLIGRLVAPSEIVKDIKRSVEEAAETLQIAHLLDRRPAQLSGGQRQRVALARALVRSPAAFLMDEPLSNLDAKLRAHMRDELVGLHRRLGATFIYVTHDQIEAMTMSDRVALMHEGRIEQLGTPDELYHRPATLTVARFIGTPSINLLPVMIGMQGQVTAFGKDLDLRALDQDGGPATLGLRAEDLRVQDLRAQDLRASGNGFAVRVQRSETHGADRFVTCRLIDDETVVVTMRQGARDALGADAHGLMTIGFAPERAHLFGADGTRCAVSIRERVAA from the coding sequence ATGATGCAACATTCTCTAAAACTGGCTGGAATTGGAAAAAGCTTCGCGGCTGATGATATTCTGAAGAATATTGATCTCGAGGTGCATCCCGGCGAGTTCTTGTCGCTTGTTGGCATGTCCGGCTGTGGCAAGTCGACCCTGTTGCGGATCATCGCTGGGTTGGAGCGGCCCGATCGCGGTCAGGTTCTGATCGATAATTCGGATGTGACCGACATGGATCCGAGCGACCGCAATCTGGCGATGGTGTTCCAGTCCTATGCGCTCTATCCCCATATGACCGTGCGGCAGAACATCGCCACACCGCTGCGGATGCGGCGTTTGTCGCTTGCGGGTCGATTGCCGCTGATCGGGCGTCTGGTCGCGCCTTCCGAGATTGTCAAGGACATCAAGCGCAGCGTTGAAGAGGCTGCGGAGACATTGCAGATTGCGCATCTTCTGGACCGGAGACCTGCTCAGCTTTCAGGTGGCCAGCGGCAGCGTGTGGCGCTGGCGCGGGCGCTGGTGCGTTCGCCTGCTGCCTTCTTGATGGATGAGCCACTTTCCAATCTCGATGCCAAGCTTCGCGCCCATATGCGCGATGAGCTTGTCGGCCTGCATCGCCGCCTTGGCGCTACCTTCATCTATGTCACCCATGATCAGATCGAGGCCATGACCATGTCGGATCGTGTCGCGCTGATGCATGAGGGCCGCATCGAGCAATTGGGCACACCCGATGAACTGTACCACCGGCCAGCGACATTGACGGTGGCGCGCTTCATAGGCACCCCATCAATCAACCTTCTGCCTGTCATGATCGGCATGCAGGGACAGGTTACCGCTTTCGGAAAAGACCTCGACCTGCGGGCATTAGACCAGGATGGCGGACCGGCAACGCTTGGGCTTCGGGCAGAAGACCTGCGCGTCCAAGATCTTAGGGCCCAAGATCTGCGTGCAAGCGGCAACGGCTTTGCCGTGCGCGTCCAGCGCAGCGAGACCCATGGCGCCGACCGGTTCGTAACCTGCCGCCTTATCGATGATGAAACGGTCGTGGTGACCATGCGGCAAGGCGCGCGCGACGCCCTCGGTGCTGATGCACATGGTCTGATGACCATTGGCTTTGCACCTGAGCGTGCTCATCTGTTTGGCGCAGATGGCACGCGCTGCGCCGTTTCTATTCGTGAACGGGTGGCGGCATGA
- a CDS encoding metallophosphoesterase, with amino-acid sequence MKIIQITDTHLMPPGMVVNGVDPEKQLRAAVGDIVKKHADADLLVMTGDLCNYGDPEAYAIFWRQYRSTSA; translated from the coding sequence ATGAAGATCATCCAGATCACCGATACCCATCTTATGCCGCCGGGCATGGTGGTGAACGGAGTCGATCCCGAAAAACAGCTGCGTGCGGCGGTGGGCGACATTGTTAAAAAACATGCCGATGCAGATCTTCTGGTGATGACCGGTGATCTGTGTAACTACGGCGACCCCGAAGCCTACGCGATATTCTGGCGCCAATACCGTTCGACATCCGCCTGA
- a CDS encoding carbohydrate ABC transporter permease: MTAGSSSMALTAKPRASWQTAERRMVRRGLLFAAPAVLLLLAIYIVPMLVLAAFSVTDYQLGALTIHFVGLGNFIKAFHDPVFIRAVINTAIYAVIVIPLGVFLALGVALLVHNRKRSRAFWEVAYFLPVTATLVAMATVWQFLLHPSLGPVNAAIKWLGFEPVAFLSNPMLLIPTMAWIGVWQVLGFNMVLFLAGLTAIPKDLHEAVRLDGAKNSIDRFFTVTWPMLGPTTLFVVVTTSISAFKVFETVAVLTKGRSGSETLLFDLYLEGFEYSNTGYAAALTLLFLAIVLILSIGQTLHMDRKVHY; encoded by the coding sequence ATGACTGCTGGCTCGTCCTCAATGGCGCTTACGGCTAAGCCTCGTGCAAGCTGGCAAACAGCCGAGCGCCGGATGGTTCGCCGTGGTCTGTTGTTTGCGGCCCCGGCCGTTTTGCTGTTGCTGGCGATTTATATCGTTCCAATGCTTGTGCTGGCCGCCTTTTCTGTCACGGATTACCAACTCGGTGCTCTCACCATTCACTTTGTCGGGCTCGGCAATTTCATCAAGGCGTTTCACGATCCCGTCTTTATTCGGGCAGTAATCAATACGGCGATCTATGCCGTGATCGTCATTCCTCTCGGCGTGTTCCTGGCGCTCGGCGTCGCGCTGTTGGTTCACAATCGCAAGCGCAGCCGGGCCTTCTGGGAAGTCGCCTATTTCCTTCCGGTCACCGCTACGCTTGTGGCGATGGCAACCGTCTGGCAATTCCTGCTGCACCCCTCACTCGGGCCGGTGAATGCGGCAATCAAATGGCTGGGATTCGAGCCCGTCGCCTTCCTGTCCAATCCGATGCTGCTCATTCCAACCATGGCATGGATTGGTGTCTGGCAGGTTCTCGGTTTCAACATGGTGCTGTTTCTTGCCGGGCTGACGGCCATTCCTAAAGATCTACATGAGGCGGTGCGGTTGGATGGCGCCAAAAATTCCATCGACCGGTTTTTCACCGTCACCTGGCCAATGCTGGGACCAACGACCCTGTTCGTGGTTGTCACAACATCGATCTCGGCTTTCAAGGTTTTCGAGACGGTGGCGGTACTGACCAAGGGCCGGTCCGGCTCGGAAACCTTGTTGTTCGATCTCTATCTCGAAGGGTTCGAGTATTCGAATACTGGCTACGCCGCAGCTTTGACACTGCTCTTTCTGGCCATCGTCCTGATCCTGTCGATTGGCCAGACTCTGCATATGGACCGGAAGGTACATTATTGA
- a CDS encoding inorganic phosphate transporter, whose product MAELAPSNSPLNSAGHPLDRAHGSGKWFMPVFGVVLLVGLGYIGYALGQDLTSTVAVPWIFLGLALLIALGFEFVNGFHDTANAVATVIYTRSMPAEFAVMWSGFFNFLGVLTSSGAVAFGILSLLPVELILQVGSGSGLAMVFALLIAAIVWNLGTWYLGLPSSSSHTLVGSIIGVGLANQFLAPAGSATSGVDWSQATNIGLSLLISPLIGFGFSAILLLAMKLFVKNKALYQEPKTNQPPPLWIRGLLIFTCTGVSFAHGSNDGQKGMGLIMLILIGLVPTAFALNRTPDVNYLEAYKSSSAQVETALGKYIKPGVTVADAKATVADAVKTKTWSDTTTLALQQYIHATSAEVAAFPTLEAVPNHLVQNIRNDIYLIGEALKLIDKQKLLPMEASDLAAVSAYHKAVDNATKFIPTWVKVAVALALGLGTMIGWRRIVVTVGEKIGKTHLTYGQGAAAEIVAMVTIGAADHFGLPVSTTHVLSSGVAGTMTANGSGLQWSTVRNMLMAWVLTLPASIAIAFVLYVVLRQVF is encoded by the coding sequence ATGGCTGAATTAGCGCCTTCGAATTCGCCGCTCAACAGCGCGGGCCATCCCCTTGACCGGGCGCATGGATCGGGCAAGTGGTTCATGCCGGTGTTCGGCGTGGTCCTGTTGGTCGGACTAGGCTATATCGGCTACGCTCTTGGCCAGGATCTGACCAGCACCGTCGCGGTTCCCTGGATATTTTTGGGGCTTGCGCTTCTGATCGCGCTCGGGTTTGAGTTCGTCAACGGCTTCCACGATACGGCCAATGCAGTCGCCACCGTGATCTACACACGCTCGATGCCCGCTGAATTCGCGGTCATGTGGTCGGGATTTTTCAATTTCCTCGGTGTTCTAACATCCAGCGGCGCCGTTGCCTTTGGCATCCTTTCCCTTCTCCCGGTGGAACTGATCCTTCAGGTCGGCTCCGGCTCCGGCCTTGCCATGGTGTTTGCCCTGTTGATCGCTGCCATCGTCTGGAACCTTGGCACCTGGTATCTGGGCCTGCCCTCCTCCAGCTCACACACCCTGGTCGGCTCGATTATCGGCGTCGGTCTCGCCAATCAGTTTCTGGCACCAGCCGGTTCGGCAACGAGCGGGGTAGACTGGTCGCAGGCGACAAATATCGGCCTGTCCCTGCTGATCTCACCGCTGATTGGCTTTGGCTTTTCCGCGATCCTGCTTTTGGCCATGAAGCTGTTCGTGAAGAACAAGGCGCTCTACCAGGAGCCGAAAACCAATCAGCCGCCGCCGCTCTGGATACGGGGCCTGCTGATCTTCACCTGTACCGGTGTCAGTTTTGCGCATGGATCGAACGACGGCCAGAAAGGCATGGGCCTGATCATGCTGATCCTGATCGGCCTGGTGCCGACGGCTTTCGCGCTCAATCGCACGCCGGATGTGAATTATCTCGAAGCCTATAAATCTTCCTCGGCGCAGGTTGAGACCGCGCTCGGCAAATATATCAAGCCGGGCGTGACCGTCGCAGATGCAAAAGCCACCGTGGCGGATGCCGTCAAGACCAAGACCTGGAGCGACACCACGACACTCGCCCTCCAGCAATATATCCACGCGACAAGCGCGGAAGTCGCCGCTTTCCCAACGCTGGAAGCCGTTCCAAACCATCTGGTGCAAAATATCAGAAACGATATTTACCTGATCGGTGAAGCTTTGAAGCTGATCGACAAGCAGAAGCTGCTGCCGATGGAGGCAAGCGACCTTGCTGCTGTCAGCGCCTATCACAAGGCGGTCGACAATGCGACGAAGTTCATTCCGACCTGGGTGAAGGTTGCTGTGGCGCTGGCGCTCGGTCTGGGAACGATGATCGGCTGGCGGCGCATCGTTGTCACGGTCGGTGAAAAGATCGGCAAGACCCATCTCACCTATGGCCAGGGTGCTGCCGCTGAAATCGTCGCCATGGTGACGATTGGGGCCGCCGACCATTTCGGCCTGCCGGTATCGACAACCCATGTCCTGTCATCGGGTGTTGCCGGCACGATGACCGCCAACGGGTCCGGCCTGCAATGGTCCACCGTCCGCAATATGCTGATGGCCTGGGTCTTGACGCTGCCTGCCTCGATTGCCATCGCCTTTGTGCTTTACGTGGTCCTGCGCCAAGTGTTTTGA
- the catE gene encoding catalase C, whose protein sequence is MPKQRSQNQGKNAAAISNEATIHDQKLVRGKGGELHQIAENDQVLTTAQGGPVADDQNSLRIGDRGPLVVDDFHFREKIFHFDHERIPERVVHARGYGAHGFFETYESFAEYTRADVFQRPGEKTPVFVRFSTVAGNKGSADLARDVRGFAVKMYTKEGNWDLVGNNIPVFFIQDAIKFPDLIHAAKQEPDRAFPQAQTAHDNFWDFISLTPESMNMIMWIMSDRTIPRSLRFMEGFGVHTFRFVNANDESTFVKFHWKPKLGLQSVAWNEAVKINGADPDFHRRDLWHAIKSGNFPEWELQVQLFDQEFADSFDFDVLDPTKIIPEEILPPKAIGRLVLDRMPDNFFAETEQVAFMTQNVPPGIDFSNDPLLQGRNFSYLDTQLKRLGGPNFTHLPINAPKCPFANFQQDGHMAMRNPVGRANYQPNSFGEGPRESPTRGYRHFPAEEQGTKVRLRPESFADHYSQARQFYISQTPLEQRHIAAALTFELSKVEMPVIRERMVAHLMNIDETLATTVAEKLGFKSMPKPADAAVPTRDDLEPSPALSIIKRGPKRFEGRKLGILITDGVDVKLLKALTDAVTAAKAEFELIAPKVGGVTGSDGTWIEAHHMIDGGPSVLFDAVAVLTSDAGMADLVKEATARDFVADAFQHCKFIGYTQSAMPLFEKAGITEDLDEGTIGLPGEDGIADFIEKLGKLRVWAREPSVKLGKASVPLDD, encoded by the coding sequence ATGCCAAAGCAACGGTCCCAAAACCAAGGCAAGAATGCGGCTGCAATCTCGAATGAGGCCACCATCCACGATCAGAAACTTGTGCGCGGCAAGGGCGGCGAACTTCACCAGATCGCTGAAAATGATCAGGTTTTGACCACAGCCCAGGGAGGGCCTGTCGCAGACGATCAGAACTCCCTTCGCATTGGGGATCGTGGTCCGCTTGTCGTTGACGACTTCCATTTCAGAGAAAAGATTTTCCACTTCGACCATGAGCGCATTCCAGAGCGCGTCGTTCATGCCCGAGGCTACGGTGCCCACGGCTTCTTTGAAACCTACGAATCCTTTGCGGAGTATACGCGCGCCGACGTGTTCCAGCGGCCCGGTGAGAAAACCCCTGTTTTCGTTCGGTTTTCGACGGTGGCGGGAAACAAGGGCTCAGCCGACCTTGCCCGCGACGTACGCGGCTTTGCGGTGAAAATGTACACGAAGGAAGGCAATTGGGATCTGGTTGGCAACAACATTCCCGTCTTTTTCATACAGGATGCCATCAAGTTTCCCGATCTTATCCACGCCGCGAAACAGGAGCCAGACCGGGCATTCCCCCAGGCACAGACCGCCCATGACAATTTCTGGGATTTCATTTCTCTGACGCCCGAGAGCATGAACATGATCATGTGGATCATGTCGGATCGGACAATCCCGAGATCATTGCGCTTTATGGAAGGTTTCGGCGTCCATACGTTCCGCTTCGTCAATGCCAATGACGAATCCACCTTCGTCAAGTTCCATTGGAAACCGAAGCTCGGCCTTCAATCGGTGGCCTGGAACGAAGCGGTCAAAATCAATGGCGCCGATCCGGATTTCCATCGACGCGATCTGTGGCATGCAATCAAGTCTGGAAACTTTCCCGAATGGGAATTGCAGGTCCAGCTGTTCGATCAGGAATTTGCCGACAGCTTTGATTTCGACGTGCTCGATCCGACAAAAATCATCCCGGAAGAAATCCTGCCACCGAAGGCAATCGGTCGGCTGGTGCTGGATCGGATGCCGGACAACTTCTTTGCAGAGACCGAGCAAGTGGCATTCATGACGCAGAATGTTCCGCCGGGGATCGATTTCAGCAACGACCCTCTGCTGCAAGGCCGCAATTTCTCCTATCTCGACACCCAGCTGAAACGTCTGGGCGGACCGAATTTCACCCATCTGCCGATCAATGCACCAAAGTGTCCCTTCGCGAATTTCCAGCAGGATGGCCATATGGCGATGCGCAATCCGGTGGGTCGAGCGAATTATCAGCCGAACTCATTTGGCGAGGGACCCCGGGAATCGCCAACGCGCGGCTATCGTCACTTTCCTGCGGAGGAACAGGGTACCAAGGTCCGCCTGCGCCCGGAAAGCTTCGCCGATCACTACAGCCAGGCCCGGCAATTCTATATCAGCCAAACGCCCCTGGAACAGCGCCACATTGCAGCCGCTCTGACGTTCGAGCTAAGCAAAGTGGAAATGCCTGTCATCCGGGAGCGGATGGTGGCGCATCTGATGAATATCGATGAAACGCTGGCCACGACCGTCGCGGAAAAACTGGGCTTTAAAAGCATGCCCAAGCCGGCTGATGCTGCTGTGCCGACACGCGACGACCTTGAGCCGTCCCCTGCACTCAGCATCATCAAGCGAGGCCCCAAGCGCTTCGAAGGCCGCAAACTCGGCATCCTGATCACCGATGGCGTCGACGTGAAGCTTCTCAAGGCGCTGACGGACGCTGTCACCGCGGCAAAAGCCGAATTCGAGTTGATTGCCCCAAAGGTTGGCGGAGTGACGGGTTCCGACGGCACCTGGATCGAAGCGCATCATATGATCGATGGAGGACCATCCGTCCTGTTTGACGCCGTGGCGGTTCTGACCTCAGATGCTGGCATGGCAGATCTTGTGAAGGAAGCAACGGCCCGGGATTTCGTTGCCGACGCCTTTCAGCACTGCAAGTTCATCGGTTATACCCAAAGCGCCATGCCCCTTTTCGAGAAGGCTGGCATAACCGAAGATCTCGATGAAGGTACTATTGGACTTCCCGGAGAAGATGGTATTGCCGATTTCATCGAGAAGCTGGGCAAACTGCGCGTCTGGGCGCGGGAGCCTTCTGTAAAACTCGGGAAAGCATCCGTGCCTCTGGACGATTGA
- a CDS encoding glycosyltransferase family 4 protein, translated as MIKTKRIAFIGNSLPRQCGIATFTTDLSHAMSNPALGIETSIIAMTDDKLNYAYPANVVFDVRDGEIEDYVTAARILNNGDYRAVSLQHEFGIFGGPDGEFILTLLSHLRIPVITTFHTILAEPTPSQKRVLQQVAGASSRVVVMADKGREFLENVYGVDPGKIDVIAHGIPDKAFHDPELAKGKMGYSGRQIILTFGLLSPNKGIEVVIDAMPAILKVQPDTLYIVLGATHPTLLRREKEAYRDSLRIRAEQLGVERSVVFLNQFVDVPTLLDFIAMCDVYVTPYRDEAQMTSGTLAYSFGMGSAVVSTPYWHARELLDDHRGILVPFSDAQATGEAIARLLGDDQARQAMRKAAYETGRSMIWPHIASLYLKSIETARAAYRPRLIRDLITQSMTRPQHGTSLKLGHFNTMCDDTGIFQHAVFSVPDRAHGYCVDDNARALILACHLAGAGETGIHDGRTASFASFIQHAWNPDLKQFRNFMSFDRRWLEDKGSEDSHGRTLWSLGICASSDSDRPRRRWAAALFAKAAPVVEHFHSPRAWAFTLIGLDAYCRVTPEDDAAAQLRTVLAERLMKLEHQVSTADRHWFEEGLSYENARIPQALIATGMATGSDELMDTGLRTLGWLMQQQTASGGQFRPVGTDGFFDVGEAPKLFDQQPVEATATISACLAAYDATRDKTWLEAATRTFTWFTGSNDHGVSLVDPETGSCRDGLHPDRANENRGAESVLCYLISCFEVGRASRLTQAAPKLAELQQLS; from the coding sequence ATGATCAAGACCAAGCGTATCGCATTTATCGGTAATTCGCTTCCAAGGCAGTGCGGGATCGCCACGTTCACCACCGACCTCAGCCACGCCATGTCCAATCCGGCGCTGGGTATCGAGACCAGCATCATCGCGATGACCGATGACAAACTGAACTACGCCTATCCGGCCAACGTGGTGTTTGACGTCCGCGATGGTGAGATTGAGGACTATGTGACCGCTGCCCGTATCCTGAATAATGGGGATTACAGGGCCGTCTCATTGCAGCACGAGTTCGGCATCTTCGGTGGCCCGGACGGCGAGTTCATTCTTACCCTGCTGTCACACCTGCGAATTCCCGTCATCACGACATTTCACACCATCCTTGCCGAGCCGACACCATCCCAGAAACGGGTGTTGCAACAGGTGGCTGGGGCATCGAGCCGTGTCGTGGTCATGGCAGACAAGGGACGAGAGTTTCTCGAAAATGTCTATGGCGTGGATCCCGGCAAGATTGATGTCATCGCCCACGGCATTCCCGACAAAGCCTTCCACGACCCGGAGCTTGCCAAAGGCAAGATGGGCTATAGCGGACGGCAGATCATTCTGACCTTTGGACTTCTCTCCCCCAACAAGGGTATCGAGGTGGTCATCGATGCCATGCCGGCCATTCTGAAGGTACAGCCCGACACGCTGTATATTGTGCTTGGAGCGACACATCCCACTCTGCTGCGCCGGGAGAAGGAAGCGTATCGCGACAGCCTGCGCATCCGCGCTGAACAACTCGGCGTCGAACGATCCGTCGTCTTTCTCAACCAATTCGTCGATGTGCCGACACTCCTCGATTTCATCGCCATGTGCGATGTGTATGTGACGCCCTATCGTGACGAGGCGCAAATGACATCCGGGACGCTCGCCTACAGTTTCGGCATGGGCAGCGCCGTGGTATCGACCCCTTATTGGCACGCCCGTGAGCTTCTAGACGACCATCGCGGCATCCTTGTCCCGTTCAGCGATGCGCAGGCGACTGGCGAGGCGATTGCACGATTGCTGGGTGACGATCAGGCGCGTCAGGCGATGCGCAAGGCCGCTTATGAGACGGGCCGGTCGATGATCTGGCCGCATATCGCATCGCTCTATCTGAAAAGCATCGAGACGGCCCGCGCAGCCTACCGGCCGCGCCTGATCCGCGATCTCATAACGCAAAGCATGACCCGCCCGCAGCACGGCACCAGTTTGAAACTCGGTCATTTCAATACCATGTGCGACGACACTGGCATCTTTCAGCATGCGGTCTTCTCCGTGCCGGACCGTGCGCATGGCTACTGCGTCGATGACAATGCGCGCGCGCTGATCCTTGCTTGCCATCTGGCTGGCGCCGGAGAAACCGGCATCCATGACGGCAGAACCGCCTCTTTCGCCAGCTTCATCCAGCATGCCTGGAACCCCGACCTGAAACAGTTTCGCAACTTCATGAGCTTTGACCGCCGGTGGCTGGAAGACAAAGGCTCCGAAGACAGCCATGGCCGAACGCTCTGGTCGCTCGGCATCTGCGCGTCCTCCGACAGCGACCGGCCGCGCCGCCGCTGGGCTGCGGCCCTGTTTGCCAAGGCGGCCCCTGTGGTCGAACATTTCCATTCGCCACGGGCCTGGGCCTTCACTCTGATCGGCCTCGATGCCTATTGCAGGGTCACGCCAGAGGACGACGCGGCAGCACAGCTGCGCACAGTACTTGCTGAGCGTCTGATGAAGCTAGAGCACCAGGTATCGACAGCCGACCGCCATTGGTTTGAAGAGGGGCTTTCCTATGAAAACGCCCGCATTCCGCAAGCCCTGATCGCCACAGGCATGGCAACCGGCTCGGACGAACTCATGGATACCGGCCTCAGAACGCTAGGCTGGCTCATGCAGCAGCAGACGGCTTCCGGTGGCCAGTTCAGGCCGGTCGGCACCGATGGCTTTTTCGATGTGGGCGAAGCGCCCAAGCTCTTCGACCAGCAGCCGGTGGAAGCGACAGCCACAATTTCGGCCTGCCTTGCCGCCTATGATGCTACCCGCGACAAAACATGGCTAGAGGCCGCCACACGTACCTTTACCTGGTTTACCGGCAGCAATGATCACGGGGTTTCCCTTGTCGATCCGGAAACCGGCAGTTGCCGGGACGGACTGCATCCGGATCGAGCCAACGAAAACCGCGGAGCGGAATCCGTGCTCTGCTATTTGATCTCCTGCTTTGAAGTTGGCCGGGCATCCCGCCTGACGCAGGCCGCACCGAAGCTGGCGGAGCTCCAGCAGCTTTCTTAA